In Manis pentadactyla isolate mManPen7 chromosome 8, mManPen7.hap1, whole genome shotgun sequence, the following are encoded in one genomic region:
- the UBTD1 gene encoding ubiquitin domain-containing protein 1, giving the protein MGNCVGRQRRERPVAPGHPRKRAGRNEPLRKERLKWKSDYPMTDGQLRSKRDEFWDTAPAFEGRKEIWDALKAAAYAAEANDHELAQAILDGASITLPHGTLCECYDELGNRYQLPIYCLSPPVNLLLEHTEEESLEPPEPTPSMRREFPLKVRLSTGRDVRLDASLPDTVGQLKRQLHSQEGIEPSWQRWFFSGKLLTDRTRLQETKIQKDFVIQVIINQPPPPQD; this is encoded by the exons GACGCAATGAGCCCCTGAGGAAGGAGCGTCTGAAGTGGAAGAGCGACTACCCCATGACTGACGGGCAGCTGCGGAGCAAACGGGATGAGTTCTGGGACACAGCACCCGCCTTTGAGGGCCGCAAGGAGATCTGGGACGCCCTCAAGGCTGCCGCCTATGCAGCGGAGGCCAACGACCATGAGCTGGCTCAGGCCATCCTAGACGGAGCCAGCATCACCCTGCCTCATG GGACCCTCTGTGAATGCTATGATGAGCTGGGCAATCGCTACCAGCTGCCCATCTACTGCCTGTCTCCACCCGTGAACCTGCTGCTGGAGCACACTGAGGAGGAGAGCCTGGAGCCTCCTGAGCCGACGCCCAGCATGCGCCGGGAGTTCCCCCTGAAGGTGCGCCTGTCCACAGGCAGGGACGTGAGGCTCGACGCCAGCCTGCCTGACACAGTGGGGCAGCTTAAGAGGCAGCTGCACTCCCAGGAGGGCATCGAGCCGTCCTGGCAGCGATGGTTCTTCTCTGGGAAGCTGCTCACAGACCGCACTCGGCTCCAGGAAACCAAGATCCAGAAAGATTTTGTCATCCAGGTCATCATCAaccagcccccaccaccccaggactgA
- the ANKRD2 gene encoding ankyrin repeat domain-containing protein 2 isoform X1 — MAGSEAVQRATELIEQRLAQEEENEKLRGIHQKLPMDNLVLEDEKHHGVPSTTLQKVKGQERVRKTSLDLRREIIDVGGIQNLIKLRKKRKQKKREAQAALQEPPPEPEEITGPVDGETFLKAAVEGNMKIIEKFLTDGGSPDTCDQFRRTALHRASLEGHVEILEKLLEKGATVDFQDRLDCTAMHWACRGGHLEAVKLLQSRGADTNMRDKLLSTPLHVAVRTGHVEIVEHFLSLGLEINAKDREGDSALHDAVRLNRYKIIKLLLLHGADMMTKNLAGKTPTDLVQLWQADTRHALEHPEPGAEQNGLEGPTESGQETPQLVPAQ, encoded by the exons ATGGCAGGCTCCGAGGCAGTGCAGAGGGCCACAGAGCTTATCGAGCAGCGGCTGGCACAGGAGGAGGAGAATGAG AAACTCCGAGGGATCCACCAGAAGCTGCCCATGGACAATCTGGTGTTAGAGGATGAGAAGCACCATGGGGTTCCGAGTACAACCTTACAAAAGGTTAAG GGCCAAGAGCGTGTACGCAAGACATCCCTCGACCTCAGGAGGGAGATCATTGATGTGGGCGGGATCCAGAACCTCATCAAGCTGCGGAAGAAACGCAAGCAGAAGAAGCGGGAAGCCCAGGCCGCCCTGCAGGAGCCACCTCCGGAGCCCGAGGAGATC ACTGGCCctgtggatggggagacatttcTGAAAGCAGCGGTGGAGGGGAACATGAAGATCATTGAGAAGTTCCTGACAGACGGTGGCTCCCCTGACACATGTGATCAG TTCCGCCGGACAGCACTGCATCGAGCTTCCCTAGAGGGCCACGTGGAGATCCTGGAGAAGCTTCTGGAGAAGGGGGCTACTGTGGACTTCCAGGATCGG CTGGACTGCACAGCCATGCATTGGGCCTGCCGTGGGGGCCACTTGGAGGCGGTGAAGCTCCTGCAAAGTCGAGGAGCAGACACCAACATGAGGGATAAG ctGCTGAGCACCCCCCTGCACGTGGCAGTCCGAACAGGGCATGTGGAGATTGTGGAGCACTTTCTATCCCTGGGCCTGGAAATCAATGCAAAAGACAGA GAAGGAGACAGTGCCCTGCATGATGCCGTCAGGCTCAACCGCTACAAAATCATCAAACTGCTGCTCCTGCATGGAGCCGACATGATGACCAAGAATCTG GCAGGAAAGACCCCTACGGACCTGGTGCAGCTGTGGCAAGCTGATACTCGCCATGCTCTGGAGCATCCCGAGCCAGGGGCAGAGCAAAATGGGCTGGAGGGGCCTACTGAGAGTGGGCAGGAGACCCCCCAGCTCGTGCCAGCCCAGTAA
- the ANKRD2 gene encoding ankyrin repeat domain-containing protein 2 isoform X2 — MDNLVLEDEKHHGVPSTTLQKVKGQERVRKTSLDLRREIIDVGGIQNLIKLRKKRKQKKREAQAALQEPPPEPEEITGPVDGETFLKAAVEGNMKIIEKFLTDGGSPDTCDQFRRTALHRASLEGHVEILEKLLEKGATVDFQDRLDCTAMHWACRGGHLEAVKLLQSRGADTNMRDKLLSTPLHVAVRTGHVEIVEHFLSLGLEINAKDREGDSALHDAVRLNRYKIIKLLLLHGADMMTKNLAGKTPTDLVQLWQADTRHALEHPEPGAEQNGLEGPTESGQETPQLVPAQ; from the exons ATGGACAATCTGGTGTTAGAGGATGAGAAGCACCATGGGGTTCCGAGTACAACCTTACAAAAGGTTAAG GGCCAAGAGCGTGTACGCAAGACATCCCTCGACCTCAGGAGGGAGATCATTGATGTGGGCGGGATCCAGAACCTCATCAAGCTGCGGAAGAAACGCAAGCAGAAGAAGCGGGAAGCCCAGGCCGCCCTGCAGGAGCCACCTCCGGAGCCCGAGGAGATC ACTGGCCctgtggatggggagacatttcTGAAAGCAGCGGTGGAGGGGAACATGAAGATCATTGAGAAGTTCCTGACAGACGGTGGCTCCCCTGACACATGTGATCAG TTCCGCCGGACAGCACTGCATCGAGCTTCCCTAGAGGGCCACGTGGAGATCCTGGAGAAGCTTCTGGAGAAGGGGGCTACTGTGGACTTCCAGGATCGG CTGGACTGCACAGCCATGCATTGGGCCTGCCGTGGGGGCCACTTGGAGGCGGTGAAGCTCCTGCAAAGTCGAGGAGCAGACACCAACATGAGGGATAAG ctGCTGAGCACCCCCCTGCACGTGGCAGTCCGAACAGGGCATGTGGAGATTGTGGAGCACTTTCTATCCCTGGGCCTGGAAATCAATGCAAAAGACAGA GAAGGAGACAGTGCCCTGCATGATGCCGTCAGGCTCAACCGCTACAAAATCATCAAACTGCTGCTCCTGCATGGAGCCGACATGATGACCAAGAATCTG GCAGGAAAGACCCCTACGGACCTGGTGCAGCTGTGGCAAGCTGATACTCGCCATGCTCTGGAGCATCCCGAGCCAGGGGCAGAGCAAAATGGGCTGGAGGGGCCTACTGAGAGTGGGCAGGAGACCCCCCAGCTCGTGCCAGCCCAGTAA
- the C8H10orf62 gene encoding uncharacterized protein C10orf62 homolog — protein sequence MVSCGGRGILGRCSRRWGLPARHLWGDCPFKHEPYHPGSPTPSVHLARPAQRRVLETFLELIQQPSCKVVLATALLLGGGGLLLWIQRKRRRKTLPESAQGEHESSECHGTKNEDWIKSYFSCLSEEKLAACSNISAAGSSAIVAPTESGRGQAGSTVHGETFAMKQEGGTAFRREPFTSKQRMSGSSGPKETHKESGRASSTDEATWAAVAACAKEIDTKGQHLANSMLQYATAYQNSGHLESKDINQEELKVLEEVEMKLKGNFLSQRETTIAGVHYTHNFPGHGHQSHQGYPSHPSHQSHSLPSHSHQPYHPFEAK from the exons ATGGTTTCTTGTG GCGGGAGGGGCATCCTAGGGAGGTGCAGCAGGAGATGGGGCCTGCCTGCCAGACACCTTTGGGGAGACTGCCCCTTCAAGCATGAGCCATACCATCCCGGCTCTCCCACTCCCAGTGTGCACTTAGCTCGGCCTGCCCAGCGTAGGGTCCTGGAGACCTTCTTGGAGCTCATCCAGCAGCCGTCATGCAAGGTGGTGCTGGCGACTGCCCTGTTACTTGGAGGTGGAGGCCTCCTGCTGTGGAttcagaggaagaggagaaggaagacGCTCCCTGAGTCTGCACAAGGTGAACACGAGTCATCAGAATGCCACGGAACAAAGAATGAGGACTGGATCAAATCTTACTTCAGCTGCCTTTCTGAGGAGAAACTGGCCGCCTGCAGCAACATCAGCGCTGCTGGCAGCAGTGCTATCGTTGCCCCAACTGAGAGTGGCAGAGGGCAGGCTGGCAGCACAGTTCACGGGGAGACCTTCGCCATGAAGCAAGAAGGAGGCACAGCTTTTCGCCGGGAGCCCTTCACTAGCAAGCAGAGGATGTCTGGGTCCTCAGGGCCCAAAGAGACCCACAAGGAGTCTGGAAGAGCCTCATCCACAGATGAGGCCACGTGGGCCGCTGTGGCTGCCTGTGCCAAGGAGATTGACACTAAGGGACAGCATCTGGCTAACTCCATGTTGCAGTATGCCACAGCTTACCAGAACTCAGGCCACCTGGAGTCCAAGGACATCAACCAGGAGGAGCTGAAGGTCCTGGAGGAGGTGGAGATGAAGCTGAAAGGGAATTTCCTCAGCCAGCGGGAAACCACTATAGCTGGTGTGCACTACACACACAACTTCCCTGGCCACGGGCACCAAAGCCATCAGGGTTATCCAAGCCACCCAAGCCATCAGAGCCACAGCCTTCCCAGCCACAGCCATCAGCCCTACCACCCCTTTGAAGCCAAGTAA